From Fusarium poae strain DAOMC 252244 chromosome Unknown contig_3, whole genome shotgun sequence, one genomic window encodes:
- a CDS encoding uncharacterized protein (TransMembrane:3 (o39-61i111-129o135-157i)): MALPAVMSTTRDDRDRSEHVRSTSWLGERMCLVQRHWRLLLTVYSVIVLGVITCGITGMSTSPSSLAMRHRLTTNDKQTGTIEKPLDLKRRSWGGFDERPSTATCYRQERTAMLLAFLLGSLGIDQFYAHHWPLAVFKLLTLGAGGIWWFVDVVLWMF, encoded by the exons ATGGCTCTTCCTGCTGTCATGAGTACTACCCGAGATGATCGAGATCGTTCCGAACATGTCAGGAGCACTTCCTGGCTAGGAGAGCGAATGTGCCTAGTGCAAAGGCATTGGAGGTTGCTCTTGACGGTCTATTCTGTGATCGTACTGGGAGTCATCACTTGTGGGATAACCGGTATGTCAACTTCACCTTCCAGCCTCGCTATGCGTCATCGTCTTACAACCAATGACAAACAAACAGGCACCATTGAGAAACCTTTGGATCTGAAAAGGAGGTCTTGGGGGGGTTTTGATGAGCGTCCATCGACCGCCACGTGCTACCGGCAGGAGCGAACGGCAATGCTTCTTGCTTTTCTCTTGGGATCGCTTGGTATCGATCAGTTCTACGCCCACCACTGGCCTCTAGCCGTGTTCAAGCTCTTGACTCTCGGTGCTGGTGGGATCTGGTGGTTCGTCGACGTTGTGTTATGGATG TTCTAG
- a CDS encoding uncharacterized protein (TransMembrane:3 (o14-38i58-81o87-109i)), which produces MFGLSQADGLSGPALTAAALLASAAITAVAAVVIIGFLQFNCGSVNGRYERSDVIMSWVSLFLFDIAMLEAIAGVLLWYTNNFPNELIVLFASEILVLLIILTVLSLWARRKIKTLVAMCCLDDDEAEGPYYDQVHDREDGLGITRENRFSRSTEPRRVRNRVICK; this is translated from the coding sequence ATGTTTGGTCTATCGCAAGCAGACGGACTGAGCGGCCCGGCGCTCACGGCAGCGGCTCTACTGGCCAGTGCCGCCATCACAGCCGTCGCCGCCGTCGTCATCATTGGCTTCCTTCAATTCAACTGCGGGTCCGTAAACGGTCGATACGAGAGGTCAGACGTCATCATGTCTTGGGTGTCTTTGTTCTTATTTGATATCGCCATGCTGGAAGCCATAGCTGGCGTATTACTATGGTACACCAACAATTTCCCGAATGAGCTCATCGTTTTATTCGCTTCAGAAATACTCGTCTTGCTCATCATTTTGACCGTGTTATCTTTGTGGGCTAGGCGAAAGATCAAAACCTTGGTTGCCATGTGCTGTttggatgacgatgaagccGAAGGTCCTTATTACGATCAAGTACACGACCGGGAGGACGGGCTCGGCATCACAAGAGAGAACAGGTTCTCGCGCTCCACCGAGCCCCGTCGGGTACGAAATCGCGTGATATGCAAGTGA
- a CDS encoding uncharacterized protein (TransMembrane:7 (o20-42i63-81o93-112i124-145o151-172i184-204o224-243i)) has protein sequence MKRVPGSVLPQTPPPPSPPPYQTGIGLGTIVTIYLTCIINGFDVSNVANIQPQLYEAFGHIEFLPWIGLSYSLANFATLAFARKIIDFFNIRYVYIVSIVVFFVGATLAGVANNISTVIAGRAIMGIGGSICQNCAISYFAMYATDSQSPLLYGIMSGLWAIGLVVGGPVGSAFAEGSTTSWRWAFFINLPFLGLAIICALIFVPSRPASDGLPLRDHLADTDILGIVLPITTTILFAIAATFSGPVWEWNSAPVSPSGLSSPSFSLPGVFSNLEATRVDLAIK, from the exons ATGAAGAGAGTACCGGGTTCCGTTCTTCCGcaaacaccaccaccaccatcaccaccaccatatCAAACTGGAATAGGGTTAGGAACCATCGTTACCATCTACCTAACCTGCATTATCAATG GGTTCGACGTAAGTAACGTTGCCAACATCCAACCACAGCTTTATGAAGCTTTTGGCCATATCGAGTTTCTCCCTTGGATTGGACTTTCTTACTCTCTTGCAAACTTTGCCACACTGGCGTTTGCTCGTAAGATCATCGATTTCTTCAATATCCGTTACGTGTACATCGTCAGCATCGTCGTCTTTTTCGTTGGTGCGACTCTAGCGGGCGTAGCGAACAACATCTCCACGGTCATCGCTGGCCGAGCGATCATGGGGATTGGAGGTTCTATTTGTCAAAACTG TGCGATATCATACTTTGCCATGTATGCAACGGATAGTCAAAGTCCTCTTCTATACGGCATAATGAGCGGGTTATGGGCCATTGGCCTTGTGGTAGGAGGCCCGGTAGGTAGCGCGTTTGCGGAGGGCTCGACCACGTCTTGGAGGTGGGCTTTCTTCATCAATTTACCCTTCTTGGGTCTTGCCATCATCTGCGCTCTGATCTTTGTACCAAGCAGACCGGCTTCTGATGGTCTTCCTCTGCGAGATCACCTTGCTGATACTGACATCCTTGGGATTGTCCTCCCAATTACTACAACTATCTTATTCGCTATCGCCGCCACCTTTTCTGGTCCTGTATGGGAATGGAACTCGGCCCCTGTATCGCCATCTGGGCTCTCTTCGCCGTCGTTCTCGCTGCCTGGGGTTTTCAGCAACTTAGAAGCTACCAGAGTCGACCTGGCTATCAAGTGA
- a CDS encoding uncharacterized protein (TransMembrane:6 (o6-29i41-59o65-84i96-113o133-154i206-225o)), with protein sequence MLPLWVASGCAGATYAIMLYYMPLFYAFSKGLGALQQTVRLLPFILTFILTVVIIAASLPRLKQYGVIYLAGGAITLSSATALATTIAPGVPESKVMGLTALVAVGLGLHFQHSNAISNRINKDLRDRVECAALLNMSLMGGISMALIIAGAIYENRGMSLLKSALGSVDRPEADLREALAGVSRGTLGGGEAQLMTYGAKATCKAISLLLYIVSSSGALLLRVWSTCCI encoded by the coding sequence ATGCTACCTCTCTGGGTAGCTTCAGGCTGCGCTGGTGCCACATACGCCATCATGCTTTACTACATGCCGCTCTTTTATGCTTTCTCGAAGGGGCTGGGCGCGCTACAGCAAACAGTGCGGCTCTTGCCTTTCATCCTCACCTTCATCCTCACCGTGGTCATCATCGCTGCTTCTTTACCGAGACTGAAGCAGTACGGTGTAATCTACCTCGCTGGCGGTGCCATCACACTCTCATCGGCAACAGCCCTTGCGACTACGATCGCGCCGGGCGTCCCTGAAAGCAAGGTCATGGGCCTCACAGCTCTCGTGGCCGTGGGACTTGGCCTACACTTCCAACACAGCAATGCCATCTCCAACAGGATCAACAAAGATCTTCGAGATCGGGTTGAATGCGCTGCGCTCTTGAACATGAGCCTCATGGGAGGTATATCCATGGCACTGATCATTGCAGGCGCTATCTACGAAAATCGCGGCATGTCCTTGTTAAAGTCTGCGCTCGGGTCCGTAGACCGTCCTGAAGCAGACCTTCGCGAGGCGCTGGCAGGAGTTTCGCGTGGTACTTTGGGAGGGGGTGAGGCCCAATTGATGACTTATGGTGCGAAAGCGACGTGTAAAGCCATTTCGCTCCTGCTCTATATTGTCTCCTCCAGCGGCGCTCTTTTGCTTCGCGTGTGGAGCACTTGCTGTATTTGA